In the Clostridium beijerinckii genome, one interval contains:
- the nifH gene encoding nitrogenase iron protein — MAEKTLRQVAIYGKGGIGKSTTTQNLTAGLAELGKNVMVVGCDPKADSTRLLLGGLAQRTVLDTLREEGEDIELEAIMKTGFKGIKCVESGGPEPGVGCAGRGIITSIGMLERLGAYTEDLDYVFYDVLGDVVCGGFAMPIREGKAKEIYIVASGEMMALYAANNISKGIQKYALKGGVRLGGIICNSRNVDRELDLLKAFAKELGTQLIHFVPRNNVVQRAEIRKKTVIEFNPEDKQADEYRELARKIEENDLFVIPKPMTQDRLEEILIEYGLMDLDEDYII; from the coding sequence ATGGCAGAAAAAACTTTAAGACAAGTGGCAATTTACGGTAAGGGGGGAATAGGAAAATCAACAACTACTCAAAATTTAACAGCAGGGCTTGCAGAGCTTGGAAAAAATGTAATGGTAGTTGGTTGCGATCCTAAAGCAGATTCAACAAGATTATTATTGGGGGGACTAGCTCAAAGAACTGTTTTAGACACTTTGAGAGAAGAAGGAGAAGATATAGAGCTTGAAGCCATTATGAAGACAGGTTTTAAAGGTATAAAATGCGTTGAATCTGGAGGTCCAGAGCCTGGAGTTGGATGCGCAGGAAGAGGAATTATAACCTCTATTGGAATGCTTGAAAGGTTAGGAGCCTACACTGAAGATTTAGATTATGTATTTTACGACGTTCTTGGGGATGTTGTATGTGGAGGTTTTGCAATGCCTATAAGAGAAGGTAAAGCAAAAGAAATATATATAGTTGCAAGCGGTGAAATGATGGCATTATATGCTGCAAATAACATCTCCAAAGGAATTCAAAAGTATGCGCTAAAAGGTGGAGTTAGACTTGGAGGAATAATATGTAATAGCAGAAATGTTGATAGAGAGCTTGACCTGCTAAAAGCTTTTGCAAAGGAACTTGGAACACAATTAATTCATTTTGTACCAAGAAATAATGTTGTTCAGAGAGCTGAAATAAGAAAAAAGACTGTCATAGAGTTTAACCCAGAAGATAAACAGGCTGATGAGTACAGAGAATTAGCTAGAAAGATAGAAGAAAATGATTTATTTGTAATTCCAAAACCAATGACTCAAGACAGACTCGAAGAAATTTTAATAGAATATGGATTAATGGATTTAGATGAGGATTATATAATTTAG
- a CDS encoding methionine ABC transporter ATP-binding protein — MITVKNISKTFNTPTGKVEVLRDISLEIARGDIFGVIGFSGAGKSTLIRCLNGLEKPDSGNIIIGENEITKLNGKELRSARKKIGMIFQQFNLFDSKTVYENIAFPLEISGYKKEAIKRRVEEILELVELSEKRDSYPLQLSGGQKQRVGIARALANDPDVLLSDEATSALDPQTTFSILELLKNINQRLSLTIVIITHELDVLRYCTNNMVVLEDGHIVEEGNTENLFLNPKSDTLKKFITITEGFQNNRKFSGGEGI; from the coding sequence ATGATAACTGTTAAGAATATAAGTAAAACATTCAATACTCCAACAGGAAAAGTTGAGGTGTTGAGAGATATAAGCCTAGAAATAGCGCGAGGGGATATATTTGGAGTAATTGGTTTTAGCGGCGCAGGTAAATCGACATTAATACGTTGTTTAAATGGCCTTGAAAAACCCGATTCTGGTAATATAATCATTGGAGAAAATGAGATAACTAAGTTAAATGGAAAAGAATTAAGAAGTGCTAGAAAAAAAATAGGTATGATATTTCAACAATTTAATTTATTTGATTCAAAAACTGTTTATGAAAATATTGCTTTTCCATTAGAAATTTCAGGATATAAGAAAGAGGCAATAAAGAGAAGAGTTGAAGAGATATTGGAATTAGTTGAATTGTCAGAAAAAAGGGATTCATATCCACTTCAACTAAGTGGAGGGCAAAAACAAAGGGTTGGTATTGCAAGAGCTTTGGCTAATGATCCGGATGTACTTTTAAGTGATGAAGCAACTTCTGCTTTAGATCCACAAACCACCTTTTCAATTTTAGAACTTTTGAAAAATATAAACCAAAGGTTAAGCTTAACAATAGTGATAATAACACACGAACTAGATGTGTTAAGGTATTGCACTAATAATATGGTAGTTTTAGAAGATGGTCATATAGTAGAAGAGGGGAATACAGAAAACTTATTTTTAAATCCTAAAAGTGATACTTTAAAGAAATTTATAACAATAACAGAAGGATTTCAAAATAATAGGAAATTTTCAGGGGGGGAAGGAATATGA
- a CDS encoding methionine ABC transporter permease: MSNDLVKLLLVGTEETLYMVLLSSIVAFLIGVPIGVLLVVTDKGGIFPLYKVNKIAGFLINVIRSTPEIILIIILLPLSKFIVGTTLGANAAIVSISIGSAPFIARIIENSLKEVEFGKIEAAESMGATPIDIIKKVLLPEALPSIVRGITIAIIGIIGFTAIAGAIGAGGLGSLAIRFGYQRFRTDVLIGTVVILVIIVQAIQLIGDLIAKSINKKRFKFE, encoded by the coding sequence ATGAGCAATGATTTAGTTAAATTGCTTTTAGTTGGAACAGAGGAAACTTTATATATGGTATTGCTTTCATCCATAGTAGCCTTTTTGATAGGTGTGCCAATTGGAGTATTATTGGTTGTTACGGATAAAGGCGGAATTTTTCCTTTATATAAAGTTAACAAAATCGCTGGTTTCTTAATTAATGTAATAAGATCCACGCCTGAAATAATATTAATAATTATATTATTGCCATTATCAAAATTTATTGTTGGGACCACATTAGGTGCAAATGCAGCAATAGTATCTATTTCAATAGGTTCAGCTCCATTTATTGCGAGAATAATTGAAAACAGCTTAAAGGAAGTTGAATTTGGAAAAATAGAAGCTGCAGAATCAATGGGTGCAACTCCTATTGATATAATAAAAAAAGTTCTGCTTCCAGAAGCTCTTCCTTCAATTGTAAGAGGAATAACTATAGCAATTATAGGAATAATAGGCTTTACAGCTATAGCAGGTGCAATTGGTGCTGGTGGACTTGGAAGTTTAGCTATAAGATTTGGCTACCAAAGATTTCGTACAGATGTACTTATAGGGACTGTAGTTATTCTAGTTATTATAGTACAAGCTATACAGCTTATTGGAGATCTCATCGCAAAGTCAATTAATAAGAAGAGATTTAAGTTTGAATAA
- a CDS encoding MetQ/NlpA family ABC transporter substrate-binding protein — translation MKKKLLSIITSGLLLVGVFAGCSANKEDASKATSASTTTEKSEVTLKVGAALTPHAEILEHIKPKLKEQGINLEIVTLDDEGQLNPALDEKQIDANYFQHVPYLESVSKEKGYDFEVAGKIHVEPIGLYSNKLKSINDLQDGDKIGIPNNPSNEYRALVLLEKNGLIKLKSGLENYSATPNDIAENPKHLQFVEADVAQLPRSLGDLAGAVINTNIILDAKIDPNTAILREDGDSPYANVITVRKGDKDRKEIKALISVLTTDDVKNFIKEKYGSAVVPAF, via the coding sequence TTGAAGAAAAAATTATTATCAATAATTACAAGTGGATTACTTTTAGTAGGAGTATTTGCTGGATGCTCAGCTAACAAAGAAGATGCAAGCAAAGCTACAAGTGCATCAACAACAACTGAAAAGAGCGAAGTGACTTTAAAAGTAGGTGCAGCATTAACACCGCATGCTGAGATATTAGAGCATATTAAGCCAAAACTAAAGGAACAAGGTATTAACTTAGAAATAGTGACCCTTGATGATGAAGGCCAGCTAAATCCGGCATTGGATGAAAAGCAAATTGATGCAAATTATTTTCAACATGTTCCTTACTTAGAGTCTGTATCAAAAGAAAAAGGATACGACTTTGAAGTGGCAGGAAAAATACACGTTGAGCCTATAGGATTATATTCTAATAAACTTAAATCAATAAATGATTTACAAGATGGGGATAAGATAGGTATACCTAATAACCCTTCAAATGAATATAGAGCTTTAGTTCTTCTTGAAAAAAATGGACTAATTAAACTAAAAAGTGGATTAGAAAATTATTCTGCGACACCAAATGATATAGCTGAAAATCCTAAACATCTTCAATTTGTAGAGGCAGATGTAGCACAATTACCTAGATCTCTTGGAGATTTAGCGGGAGCAGTAATAAATACTAATATAATTTTAGATGCTAAAATTGATCCAAATACAGCAATTCTTAGGGAAGATGGAGATTCTCCTTACGCAAATGTAATTACGGTTAGAAAAGGAGATAAAGATAGAAAAGAAATCAAGGCACTTATTTCAGTCCTAACTACAGATGATGTTAAAAACTTTATTAAAGAAAAATATGGTTCTGCGGTAGTTCCAGCATTTTAA
- a CDS encoding NifB/NifX family molybdenum-iron cluster-binding protein: MSYKIAFASSDGKVVNQHFGRTKQFLIVEVDDKEYKYVETRFNEPSCQEFQHTEDALSKSIELISDCKAVFVARIGQGALAEVEAKGIKGIEAPYFIEDILKKVLNSKVNILDLY, encoded by the coding sequence ATGTCATACAAAATAGCATTTGCAAGCAGTGATGGAAAAGTTGTAAATCAACATTTTGGAAGAACAAAGCAATTCTTAATTGTTGAAGTGGATGATAAAGAATATAAGTATGTAGAGACAAGATTTAATGAGCCATCGTGCCAAGAATTTCAGCACACTGAGGATGCTTTAAGTAAATCTATTGAATTAATATCTGATTGTAAAGCAGTCTTTGTAGCGAGAATTGGACAAGGAGCCTTAGCTGAGGTTGAGGCGAAAGGAATAAAAGGAATTGAGGCACCTTATTTTATAGAAGATATACTAAAAAAAGTGCTAAATTCAAAAGTAAATATTTTAGATTTATATTAA
- a CDS encoding radical SAM protein: MGNFDHLVKTHPCLGGEAHFKYGRIHLPVSPSCNIQCKFCRRGFNKSEVRPGVSSLLLTPEEAVETVRKALMLCPEISVVGIAGPGDTLATDHALETFKLVKKEFPHLINCLSTNGLRLEEKAEKIVEAGVETITVTVNAIDPKIQKDICSFVIDEDGKRLEGEEGAKKLINAQLRGIKKISELGVIVKINSVLIPGINDRHIKEIAKVTKGVGASILNIIPLIPQNELSHLEAPSCLMLDKCRGEAGEYLDVFRHCKHCRADACGIPGKNQDIHGQLYDKEVVETFSHG, translated from the coding sequence ATGGGGAATTTTGACCACCTTGTAAAAACTCATCCGTGCCTAGGTGGGGAGGCGCATTTTAAATATGGGAGGATACACTTACCAGTGAGTCCCTCATGTAACATACAATGTAAGTTTTGTAGAAGGGGATTTAATAAATCAGAAGTGCGTCCAGGTGTAAGTTCATTACTACTTACTCCAGAAGAGGCTGTAGAAACTGTTAGGAAAGCATTAATGTTATGTCCAGAAATTAGTGTTGTAGGGATTGCAGGTCCAGGAGATACGCTTGCAACTGATCATGCTCTTGAGACTTTTAAGTTAGTAAAAAAAGAATTTCCTCATCTTATTAACTGCTTAAGTACCAATGGATTAAGATTGGAAGAAAAGGCTGAAAAGATTGTTGAAGCTGGGGTTGAGACAATAACTGTTACTGTTAATGCCATTGATCCAAAGATTCAAAAAGATATATGTTCTTTTGTAATTGATGAAGATGGTAAAAGACTAGAAGGGGAAGAAGGTGCAAAGAAGTTAATAAATGCACAACTTAGAGGTATTAAAAAGATTAGCGAATTAGGAGTTATAGTAAAAATAAATAGTGTCTTAATACCAGGAATTAATGATAGACATATCAAGGAGATAGCTAAAGTAACTAAGGGGGTAGGAGCATCAATATTAAATATAATTCCACTAATACCACAAAACGAACTTTCTCATCTTGAAGCGCCATCATGCCTAATGCTTGATAAATGTAGAGGAGAAGCAGGTGAATATCTTGATGTATTTAGGCACTGCAAACATTGCAGAGCTGATGCCTGTGGAATTCCAGGTAAAAATCAAGATATACATGGTCAATTATATGATAAAGAAGTTGTTGAAACTTTCTCTCATGGATAG
- a CDS encoding trans-sulfuration enzyme family protein, with protein sequence MKIESLLVHGAIDGDETTGSVNVPIYQTSTYKQEQLGKNKGYEYSRTGNPTREALEKTIALLESGSGGLAFSSGMAAITAVLSLFHSGDKVIIPSNLYGGTFRVIDKVFKNFNLQYEIVDFSRLNDVKRILENGKDNTSIKAVFIETPTNPLMDITDIEEVSKLAKEYGALTVVDNTFMSPYLQRPLEFGADIVVHSATKYLGGHSNVVAGLIAVNNDELWDKLHFIQNSTGGVLGPFDSFILLQGIKTLGVRLDRHNENAEKIAQFLSQSEYITKIYYPGIKDSKGYEIHKKQASGFGGVLSFVINEKIDYKKFLSSLRLITLGESLGGVESLICHPASMTHAAIPYKIRQEVGIVDNLVRLSVGIENIDDLIEDLNNAFKESLI encoded by the coding sequence ATGAAAATAGAATCATTATTAGTTCATGGTGCAATTGATGGGGATGAGACAACAGGATCGGTGAATGTTCCAATCTATCAAACTTCCACATATAAGCAAGAACAGTTAGGTAAAAATAAAGGATATGAATATTCAAGGACTGGAAATCCGACAAGGGAAGCATTAGAGAAAACTATTGCCTTGCTGGAAAGTGGAAGCGGTGGACTTGCATTTAGCAGCGGAATGGCTGCTATTACGGCTGTTTTATCTTTATTTCATAGCGGTGACAAAGTGATAATTCCAAGTAATCTTTATGGAGGAACTTTTAGAGTAATTGATAAAGTATTTAAGAATTTTAATCTTCAATATGAGATAGTTGACTTTTCTAGACTAAATGATGTAAAAAGAATTTTAGAAAATGGAAAGGACAACACAAGTATAAAAGCCGTTTTTATTGAAACTCCAACAAATCCGCTCATGGATATTACTGATATAGAAGAGGTTAGTAAGCTTGCAAAGGAATACGGAGCACTTACTGTTGTAGATAATACGTTTATGTCACCATATTTGCAAAGACCTTTAGAATTTGGAGCGGATATTGTTGTTCATAGTGCTACTAAGTATTTAGGCGGTCATAGTAATGTAGTAGCTGGATTAATAGCTGTAAATAATGATGAGCTTTGGGACAAGTTACACTTTATACAAAATTCAACGGGAGGAGTACTTGGACCATTTGATTCATTTATATTGCTTCAAGGCATAAAAACTTTAGGTGTTAGATTGGATAGGCACAATGAAAATGCAGAGAAAATAGCACAATTTTTATCACAAAGTGAATATATAACTAAAATTTATTATCCAGGAATAAAGGATTCGAAAGGATATGAAATTCATAAGAAACAAGCATCTGGCTTTGGGGGAGTATTATCTTTTGTTATAAATGAAAAGATAGATTACAAAAAGTTTCTAAGTTCACTAAGACTTATAACTTTAGGAGAAAGTCTAGGTGGGGTGGAATCTTTAATATGTCACCCAGCTAGCATGACACATGCAGCAATTCCATATAAAATAAGGCAGGAGGTTGGAATTGTCGATAATCTAGTTAGGTTGTCAGTAGGGATAGAAAATATTGATGATCTAATTGAGGACTTAAACAATGCATTTAAGGAGAGTTTGATATGA
- a CDS encoding PLP-dependent cysteine synthase family protein: MNYVSDVKELIGNTPLIKLTHINVKKNVNIFAKLECFNPGGSIKDRIGVTMIEGAERNGSLKRGYTIVDATAGNTGLGIALAAINRGYNIIFVVPTKFSIEKQKLMKALGAKIINTPDEEGMLGAINKASELLKEIPNSISLGQFENEDNPLAHYETTGPEIYKALDGNINYFVAGAGSGGTFTGIIKYLKEKDKDIKGVLADPEGSTMVGGEHKSYKIEGIGNDFVPKTMDISLVDKVIKVNDDEAFKNVKLLAKKEGLIVGSSSGAILAAALKLSEEIDSGNIVVVFPDRGDRYLSTTLFDD, translated from the coding sequence ATGAATTATGTAAGTGATGTAAAAGAACTTATTGGAAATACTCCGCTTATAAAACTCACACATATCAATGTTAAAAAAAATGTTAATATATTTGCTAAACTTGAATGTTTTAATCCTGGTGGCAGTATAAAAGATAGAATTGGAGTAACAATGATTGAGGGGGCTGAGAGAAATGGAAGCTTAAAGAGGGGGTATACCATAGTTGATGCAACAGCAGGAAATACTGGTCTTGGTATAGCTCTAGCGGCAATAAATAGAGGCTATAATATAATCTTTGTAGTACCAACCAAATTTTCAATAGAAAAGCAAAAGCTAATGAAAGCCTTGGGGGCTAAAATCATTAATACTCCAGATGAAGAAGGTATGCTTGGAGCTATAAATAAAGCTAGTGAATTATTAAAAGAAATTCCAAATAGCATTAGCCTAGGTCAATTTGAAAATGAAGATAATCCTCTAGCACATTATGAAACAACAGGCCCTGAAATATATAAAGCATTAGATGGTAATATAAATTATTTCGTGGCAGGTGCTGGAAGTGGAGGCACATTTACGGGGATCATAAAATATCTAAAAGAAAAGGATAAGGATATTAAAGGAGTACTCGCAGATCCAGAAGGGTCAACAATGGTCGGTGGAGAGCATAAGAGTTACAAAATAGAGGGTATAGGAAATGATTTTGTTCCTAAAACAATGGATATATCTTTAGTTGATAAAGTTATAAAGGTTAATGACGATGAGGCTTTTAAGAATGTAAAGTTACTGGCTAAAAAGGAAGGTTTAATAGTTGGATCATCATCTGGAGCAATACTCGCAGCAGCATTGAAGTTATCTGAGGAAATCGATAGTGGAAATATAGTTGTTGTTTTTCCTGATAGGGGAGATAGATATCTAAGTACAACATTGTTTGATGACTAA
- a CDS encoding nitrogenase component 1, producing the protein MAYKKINLDIPEVESREQRLGTIIAWDGKASELSEQSSYERRGCEGRGKQCRLCEMKGPFTQGSVCSEQMVECQAGNVRDAVLIQHSPIGCGVGQVPYNSIYRNGLALRNLPVENIRIICTNLDESDMVFGGIKKLKQSIKDAFERYSPKAIFLGTSCATGIIGEDMESVAAEAEDEIGIPVIPLACEGFRSKHWSTGFDATQHGILRKIVRKNPKKQEDLINVINLWGSDVFTPMLGELGLRVNYVVDLATVDDLAQLSEAAGTVGFCYTLSSYMAAALEQEFGVPEIKAPQPYGFAGTDAWIREIARVTHREELAEEFIKKEHERIKPKLKELREKLKGVKGYVATGSAYAHGLITVLRELGVEVNGSLVFHHDPVYDSGDPKQDSLKFLIDNYDDVPSFSVSNRQQYQFYGLLKKTNPDFILIRHNGLAPLASRLGIPAAPLGDEHLAIGYDGMVNLGEAVLDVLAHRKFHQDLKEHVKLPYTKWWLDQEDPYILAKKPEILNEKII; encoded by the coding sequence ATGGCATATAAAAAGATCAATCTGGATATTCCAGAGGTTGAAAGTCGTGAACAAAGACTTGGAACTATTATTGCATGGGATGGAAAGGCATCAGAACTATCAGAGCAATCTTCTTATGAACGCAGAGGATGCGAGGGCAGAGGTAAACAATGCAGACTTTGTGAAATGAAAGGACCCTTTACACAAGGATCAGTTTGTAGCGAACAGATGGTTGAATGTCAAGCTGGAAACGTAAGAGATGCAGTGCTTATTCAACATTCACCTATTGGTTGTGGAGTGGGGCAAGTACCTTATAATTCAATTTATCGAAATGGACTTGCACTTCGGAATTTACCAGTAGAAAACATAAGAATTATTTGTACTAACTTAGATGAAAGTGACATGGTATTTGGAGGTATTAAAAAGTTAAAACAATCAATTAAAGATGCTTTTGAAAGGTATAGTCCTAAGGCGATTTTTTTAGGTACATCTTGCGCAACAGGAATCATTGGAGAAGATATGGAGAGTGTGGCTGCGGAAGCAGAAGATGAAATTGGCATACCTGTAATTCCACTTGCCTGTGAAGGCTTTAGATCAAAACATTGGAGCACAGGTTTTGATGCTACTCAACATGGAATTCTTAGAAAAATTGTACGTAAAAATCCTAAAAAGCAGGAAGATTTAATTAATGTTATAAATCTTTGGGGATCTGATGTATTTACACCAATGCTAGGAGAGCTAGGATTAAGAGTAAATTATGTTGTAGATTTAGCAACGGTAGATGATCTTGCACAACTTTCAGAAGCAGCAGGAACAGTTGGGTTTTGCTATACCTTGTCATCGTATATGGCAGCAGCATTAGAACAAGAATTTGGTGTTCCAGAAATAAAGGCACCTCAACCTTATGGCTTTGCAGGTACAGATGCTTGGATTCGTGAAATAGCAAGAGTCACTCATAGAGAGGAACTTGCTGAAGAGTTTATCAAAAAAGAACATGAAAGAATAAAACCTAAGTTAAAAGAACTTAGGGAAAAACTTAAAGGCGTAAAAGGATATGTTGCAACTGGTTCAGCTTATGCTCATGGTTTAATTACTGTTTTAAGAGAACTAGGAGTTGAAGTAAATGGTTCTTTAGTATTTCATCATGACCCGGTTTATGATAGTGGAGATCCAAAGCAGGATTCTCTTAAATTTTTAATAGATAATTATGATGATGTACCTTCATTTAGTGTAAGTAATAGACAACAATATCAATTTTATGGACTCTTAAAAAAGACAAATCCAGACTTCATATTAATAAGGCATAATGGGCTCGCACCATTGGCATCCAGATTAGGAATACCAGCGGCTCCACTCGGAGATGAACATCTTGCTATTGGATATGATGGAATGGTTAATTTAGGAGAAGCTGTTTTGGATGTACTCGCCCATAGGAAATTTCATCAAGACCTAAAAGAGCATGTAAAGCTGCCTTATACCAAATGGTGGCTTGATCAAGAGGATCCTTATATTCTTGCAAAAAAACCAGAAATATTAAATGAAAAAATAATATAA
- a CDS encoding nitrogenase component 1, which yields MEINKDVNITQTNSINQVRYGCAIGAIYSVSSIPGAMPIVNCGPGCADKQYTGLAFYNGFQGGGYSGGAVSPSSNAGENEVVFGGENRLRELIKSSLKIMDAELFVVLTGCIGEIVGDDVGAVVGEFQKKGAPVVYAETGGFKGNNFIGHELVTKAIIDQYVGEYDGEKEKGLINVWSLLPYQNTFWRGDLTEIKRVLEGAGLKVNILFGPESKGVSEWRDIPKAQFNLVISPWLGLDTAKHLENKYKQPFLHIPTVPIGAKETSAFLRKVVDFSGIDKQKSENFIKDEEKNYYYYLEHFSDFYAEYWWGLPAKYAVVGDSAYNLALNKFLVNQLGLIPAKQIITENPPEQYRRAIASEYSKLAEDVSADVDFAEDGYVIGQLLRQTDFGHKPPIIFGTTWERDTAKELKGAIIEVGFPASYEVVLSRTYIGYKGALNLLEKIYTTAISASA from the coding sequence ATGGAGATTAACAAAGACGTAAATATTACTCAAACAAATTCTATAAATCAAGTGCGTTATGGTTGCGCTATAGGAGCTATTTACAGTGTATCATCAATTCCTGGAGCAATGCCTATTGTAAATTGTGGTCCTGGTTGTGCAGATAAGCAGTATACTGGTCTCGCATTTTATAATGGTTTTCAAGGTGGTGGATATAGTGGTGGAGCAGTATCGCCGAGTTCTAATGCAGGTGAAAATGAGGTTGTATTTGGTGGAGAAAATCGTCTTAGAGAATTGATTAAATCATCCTTAAAGATAATGGATGCAGAATTATTTGTAGTTCTTACTGGATGTATAGGTGAAATTGTTGGAGATGATGTAGGAGCAGTTGTTGGAGAATTTCAGAAAAAAGGAGCCCCTGTTGTATATGCGGAAACTGGTGGATTTAAAGGAAATAATTTTATAGGCCACGAATTAGTTACAAAGGCTATTATAGATCAATATGTTGGAGAATATGATGGAGAAAAAGAAAAAGGGTTAATTAATGTATGGTCACTTTTGCCATATCAAAATACATTTTGGCGTGGAGATCTTACAGAAATAAAACGTGTACTTGAAGGAGCAGGGCTTAAAGTAAACATTCTATTTGGACCAGAATCAAAAGGAGTAAGCGAATGGAGAGATATACCTAAAGCACAGTTTAATTTAGTGATTTCGCCTTGGCTTGGCTTAGACACTGCTAAGCATCTAGAAAATAAATATAAACAACCATTTCTACACATCCCTACTGTTCCTATTGGAGCAAAGGAAACAAGTGCATTTTTGCGTAAGGTAGTTGATTTCTCCGGAATAGATAAACAAAAAAGTGAAAATTTTATAAAAGATGAAGAAAAAAATTACTACTATTATTTAGAACACTTTTCAGATTTCTATGCTGAATATTGGTGGGGCTTACCGGCTAAATATGCAGTAGTGGGAGATAGCGCTTATAATTTAGCTCTAAATAAATTTTTAGTAAACCAGCTGGGATTAATTCCGGCTAAACAAATTATTACTGAAAATCCTCCAGAGCAGTATAGAAGAGCAATTGCGAGTGAGTATAGTAAATTAGCAGAAGATGTATCTGCAGATGTTGATTTTGCAGAGGATGGATATGTAATAGGACAATTGCTAAGACAGACAGACTTCGGGCATAAGCCGCCTATTATATTTGGTACTACATGGGAAAGAGATACAGCTAAAGAATTAAAGGGAGCAATTATTGAAGTAGGTTTTCCAGCCTCTTATGAAGTAGTACTATCAAGAACTTATATTGGATATAAAGGAGCGCTTAATTTATTAGAGAAGATTTATACTACTGCAATTAGCGCTAGTGCATAA